In Alphaproteobacteria bacterium, the sequence CGGCTTTCGAAAGCTCAAGCGGCCACGCGCCGGGCTTTGCGCCGGTTCGCCATGCGGGCGGCCAAAAGCACCGCCGCGCGTGCCGCGCCGGAATTCGCGATGCCTTTGCCGACGATGTCGTAGGCCGAAAGTGCTGTCCGCACTCGAAACGCTTGCCGCGCGCCAAGCTTGCATGAATGCAACCGACGCCGAAATCGCCGATCTGCGCGCGTTGCACGACGAAATGATGCGCCATTGCGCGCGCGGCGACCGGCTCGACTATAATAAATGCAATCAGGCCATCCATACGCGGCTGGTGGCGCTGTCGGGCAACGCGTTTCTGGCCGCGACGCATGAAAGCATCCAATCGCGCTTGCGCCGTATCCGCTTCGTCGGTCATGAAGGACCGGAAAAATGGGCGGGCGCCGTCGCCGAGCACGCGGCGATGATCGCGGCGCTCGAAGCGCGCGACGCGGACAGATTGGCGGCGATCGTGGTAAGCCATCTCGACAACACATGGGAGCGCGTGCGCGAACTCGCCTGACGCGCGCCGATAAGGGGGAGATGCGATGCGGCTGGGAGTTATCGCCGACGATTTCACCGGCGCGAGCGACGCCGCGAATACGCTGGTGCGCGGCTTCATGTCGACGGTCCAATCGGTCGGCATACCGCAAGGCACCGCCCCGGAATGCGACGCGCTGGTCGTTTCGTTGAAGACCCGCACGATTCCCGTCGCCGAGGCGGTGCGCGAATCTTTGGCGGCGCTGGAATGGCTGATCGCGGCCGGCTGCGAACAGTTCCTGTTCAAGTATTGCTCGACCTTCGATTCCACGAAGGACGGCAATATCGGCCCGGTTGCCGCGGCGTTGCGCGCCCGGCTGGACGCGAAGATCGCGATCGTTTGCCCGGTGGCGCCGTCGCTCGGCCGCACGCTTTACCAGGGCAATCTGTTCGTCAACGGCACGCCATTGGCGGAATCGGGCATGCGCAACCATCCGCTGACGCCGATGACCGATTCCGATATTCGCCGCTGGCTGGCGTATCAAACGACCGTGCCGGTCGGTCTCGTCGCCTACGAAACCGTCAAGAAAGGTGCCGCCGCCGTGCGCGCGGCGCTCGACGCCGCGATCGCCAAGGGCCAAGGCTTTGCCGTGACCGATGCGGTCGACGACGCGGATCTTCTGGTTTTGGGCGAAGCGGTTGCCGACGACGTTCTCGTGACCGGCGGCTCAGGCATCGGCAAGGGGCTCGCGGCGAATTTCGTCAAAAGCGGGAAGGCGGCGAAACCGATGGCCGAGCCCTTCATCGCGGGGCCGGGTGTCGCGTTGTGCGGCTCGTGCTCGGAAGCGTCGCGCCGCCAAGTGAAAGCGCATGCCGCGTCGCATCCGGCTTTGGCGATTTCCGCCGATGCGGTGATCGAAAAGCGTACGGATGTCGCCGGGGCGCTCGATTTCGCCCGCGCCAATAAAGATAAGTCGCCGCTGATCTATTCGAGCGCCGATCCCGCCGAGGTGCGCGCCGCGCAACAGCGTTACGGAACGACGGTCGCGGCCGAAGCGCTCGAAAGTTTCTTCGGCATGCTGGCGGTGGCGTTGCGCGACGCGGGGTTCACGCGTTTGGCGATCGGCGGCGGCGAAACGTCGGGCGCCGTCGTTTCGGCGTTGGGCGTTTCGACGATGCGCGTGGGGCCGGAGATCGACCCCGGCGTGCCGGTCTTGACCGTCGCGGGCGCGTCGCCCTATCGCTTGGCGCTCAAAAGCGGCAATTTCGGCGCGGACGATTTTTTCGCGGCGGCGCTGGTCGCCCTCGCGACCGGTAAGGGAAGGGGTTAGGGCGATGGCGGCGAATTCGGGCGGCAGTGAATCAACGATCCGCGAGTGGATCGCGCGCCATGGCGAATCCCTTTACGCGCGCGGCTATGCGCATGGCAGTTCGGGCAATATCAGCGCGCGGATCGATGGCGGCTTCCTGATCTCGCCGACCAATTCCTGCTTGGGGCGGCTCGATCCCACGCGCATCTCCAAAGTCGCCGACGACGGCACGCATGTCGGCGGCGACAAGCCGTCGAAAGAGGCGTTTTTGCATCTCGCGATGTATCGCAAACGCCCGGCGTCGAAAGCGATCGTTCATCTGCATTCAACGCATTGCGTCGCGGTGTCGTGCATGTGCCACGACGATACCAGCGACGTGTTGCCGCCGATCACCGCCTATTACGTGATGCGCATCGGCAAGCTGCCGCTCGTGCCATATTATCCGCCGGGCGAACGCTCGCTGGCCGACGCGGTCGCGGCCTTGGCCGAGAAGCACAACGCCGTGCTGCTCGCCAATCACGGGCCGGTGGTCGCGGGCAAGTCGCTCGACGACGCGGTCTATTCGGTCGAGGAACTCGAGGAGACCGCCAAGCTCTATCTGCTGCTCAATGGCCCGAAGGCGCTCAGCTACCTTACCAAAGCGCAAGTGGCGCAACTCGGCGAATTGTTCCCGAGTTAAACGGTTGACTGCGGCAGATCGCGCCGAACCACGTGAGAGCAGCGCAGACTTGAAGGTTCAGCCCGAATACGGACGGTCAGCCGCAGAATCCCGCCCTGGGAAGCCGGCGGCGGGCGTCGGCGTTATCCAGTCGAATCGACCACTGACACTTTGGTGGAAGTGACCCGCAATCGGTTTGGGGCGAGAAAACCCGGTCAGGTCGATTTGGCTTTAGTCGCCGCACCGCTCGACGCGGTTATTTAACGCGTCGCTTGTCGGCGATCTGGGCGACCGCTTCCCGTGCGCGTTCCAGCGCGTCTTCCAGCCCGTATTCGATATGGTGGCTCAACGCCGCCATCGCGGCTTCGCGGTCGCGCTTGCGCAACGCCGCGACCACCGCGTCGTGATCGGCGACGATCTTGTCGATATTCGAAGGGCCTTGGCCGGTCAGCGTTTGCGAAATGCGCTGGTGATAGGCGAGGCGTTCGTAGGATTCGATGATGAACGGGTTCGCCGTCAGCCCGACGATGATGCCGTGGAAGCGCGCGTTCAAATCGATGAACGCTTTGAAGTCCTTGAACTGCACGCCGTAGCGGCCTTTGGCGATCAATCGGTTGACGAGATGCAATTCGTCGATCGTCGATTGATCGATGCGCGCGAAGCCGTGCCGCAGCGCGCCGACCTCGATCACCACGCGCGCTTCGAACAGATTGCGCATCTCGTCCGTGCCGGGGCCGGGTGCGACGCGATAGCCCTTGTTCGCCTCGTGCACCAGCAGGCGTTCGGCGTGCAGGCGCGCCATTGCTTCGCGCACCGGGATCAGACTCGTGCCGAACTCCGCCGCCAATTGATCGATCACCAGACGCTGATCCGCGATCAAAACGCGATCGGTGATGCGCCGGCGCAATTCCTCGTGAATCAGATCGACGAGGTTGTTGCGCCGGAACGGCAAAGCGGGCTCGGGTGCCGCTGGCGCGGGCGTATCCGGCACCGGGGGGTTGATTTTCTTCGGGCGGGCAGGGGGCATCGCGCGGCGTCGATCCTTGATTCGGCGGCGAGTGTAACCCGCAACGCGGGAGCGCCGGCTAATTCATGTTGAATCCATAGATCATATATGATCTATTGCTCGCCAACGAGACCTTAATCGGGGAGCGGGACGACCTGCCCATGAGCAAAGCGAAGCGGAAAAGTGCGGTTCTGAAGGGTGTGCGCGTTCTCGATCTGACGATCGCGATGGCGGGGCCGCTGGCCACGTCGCGCCTGTCGGATCTGGGCGCAGAAGTGGTGAAGGTCGAATCGCCGGCCGGCGATTTCTCGCGCCTGTGGCCGATCGACGGCTTCTGGCACGGCAACGAATCCAGCGCCTATCTGATGCTCAATCGCGGCAAGCGTTCGCTGTGCCTCGATCTGAAAAAGCCGGAAGCGGCGGCGGCGATCCGCAAACTGATCGAGACTTCCGACATTCTGGTCCAGAATTTCCGCCCGCGCGTCGCGGCCAAGCTCGGCATCGACTACGCCAGCGCGCACAAGATCAATCCGAAACTCGTCTACGTGTCGATCAGCGGTTACGGCGACACCGGTCCGATGGTCGATCGCCCGGGGCAGGATTTGCTGGTGCAGTCCTTCTCGGGCCTCACCTTCAACGGCGGCTCGGGCGACGGGCTGCCCGTGCCGTCGCCGATCTACATGATCGATACTTGCGCCTCGCATCTCGCCAGCGAAGCCGCGCTCGCCGGTTATATCGAAGCGCAGCGCACCGGCATCGGCCGACAGTTCAAGGTGTCGCTGCTCGCGGCGGCGCTGGAAATCCAGATCCAAGAGGTTTCGACCTATCTCAACACCGGCCGCATGGCGCCGCGCTCGGGCTATCCCTTCGCCAGCGTCTATATGGAGCCGCCATACGGCATCTATCGCACGAAGGACGGCTTCATCGCGATCGCGCAGGCGAAATTCCCGGCACTCGCCGAAGCCTTCGACGATCCGGAAATGGTGAAACTGGGTGAGGCGGCGCCGGCGCACGCCGATGTTGACGCGCGGCGCAAATGGCGCGATTCGGTGGCGGCGCGCGTCGCCCCGTATTTCGCGGCGAAGACGACGCAGGAATTGATCGACCTGCTGACGCCGCGCGACATCTGGGTCAATCCGGTGCAGACCTACGCCGACCTCGCGAAGCATCCGCAGTTCGAGAATTTCGTGACCGAAATCGATCACGCGGGCGGGCGCTACAAGACGCTGGCCCCGGCGATCGATACGGGCGAGGCGCGCGATCTGGATACGGCGCCGCGATTGGGCGAGCACAGCGACGATGTGTTGGCCGATTTGGGATTCGCGAAAGCCGAGATCGCCGCGTTGCGTGCGGCGGGAGCCGTGAAATGAGCAAAGGCCTGATCTATCTCGAACGCGACGGCAATGTCGGAGAACTGGTGCTGAACCGCCCGGAAAAGCTCAACGCGCTCACGCCCGACATGTTCCGCCTGCTGCGCGATCTGTCGATGGAAATCAATGAGACCGACGATATCCATGTCGTCCTATTCCGCGGCGAAGGTCCGCGCGCCTTCTGTGCGGGCACCGACATCAACACGCTGAAGGAGTATCCGGATTTCTGGGCGTGGCGGAATCGCGTGGATTACGTCACGCAGATCCGCGCGATCCGCAAGCCGGTGATCGCTTGCGTGCACGGTTACGCGCTGGGCGGCGGGCACGAGCTCGCGGTCGCGGCCGATATCCGTATCGCCGCCGCCAACGCCGTGTTCGGCGCGCCGGAAATCCGCCTCGGCTGGGTCGGGGCGGGCGGTACCTCGCAATATCTGCCGCGCTTGATCGGTTACGGCCAGGCGATGCGCGTGCTGCTGACCGGCCAGCGTATCGACGCGCAGGAAGCCCTGCGCATCGGTTTGGTCGAGGAAGTCGTCGAGACGGGCAAGGAACTGGATCGCGCGCGCGAGTTGGCGTGCGAAATCGCGAGCTACTCGCCCATTGCCACGCAAACGACCAAGGCGGCCGTGCGCGCGGGCATGAACGGCAATCTCGAACTCGGCTTGCAGATCGAAAACGAGCTTATGGCGCTGTGCTTCGCGGCGGGCAACGACAAGGAAGGTGCCAAGTTGTTCGGCGAAAGGAAACCGAAGTGACCGGGGCTGCGCGAATCGTTCTGCGCGGGCTCACTTGGGGCCATCGCCGGGCGATCGATCCGCTGCGCGCGAGTGCCGCAGCATTCGCGCGGGAGAATCCGTCGATCGCGGTCGAATGGGACGTGCGCAGCTTGGAAGCCTTCGAGCATCAGGCGCTGCGCGATGCGGTCGTCGGCTTCGACTATGTCGTGTTCGACCATCCGTTCATCGGTACGATCGCCCAGGCGGGGATCTTCGCTCCCCTCGACGACATTCTCGGCGTCGTGCCGAACGGCACGTCGCCCGCGCAATATGCGGGCCCGTCGCTCGACACCTATCGCTGGAAGGGCAAGCTGTGGGGTGCACCCGTCGATGCCGCCACGATGCACGCGATCGGCCGTCCCGATTTGCTGCCTTATCCGTGGCCCGAGAAATGGGACGCGGTGATGGCGCTGGCGGCCGAGTTGCGCCGCAAAGGCCTTTGGATCGGCCTCGCCAACGGCGATCATCACGGTTTTCTGTTCGCCGGCAGTCTCATGTACAACGCGGGCGCGCCGTGGCATCGCGGCGACAATCCCGCGTTGGACTTCGATTCCGCCGCATTCGAAGCGGCGCTCGAGCGACTGATGGCATTGCGGCCCTACGCGCACCCGGATTGCGAGAAATGGAATTCGATCCGGCTGCACGATGCGATGACGCAGGCCGACGATATCGCCTATTGCCCCGGTACTTACGGTTACGCGACCTATGGCGAGGCGGATTTCGGGACGCGACGCCTGGGCTTCGGGCCATTCCCCGGCACGAAGGCACCTTATTGCGCGGGGACGTTGATCGGCGGGGCGGCGGTGGGCCTGACCGCGCATTCGACGAATGTCGCGGCGGCGAGCGCCTATCTCCGCCATCTGATCGATCCGCGCGTGCAGATCGAGATCTTCGGCATGAATCACGGCCAGCCCGGCGTCGCGGCGGCGTGGGACGACAAGATCCTCGATGCCCGTTTCAACGGCTACTACGCGGCCGTCGGCCCCACATTGCGCGCCGCCGGCGTGCGGCCGCGCTTCGCGGGCTTCGGTTTGTTCGAACGCGCCGCGGGCAAGATCGCGGTGCGGTGCACCGGGGGCGAGATTTCCGTTCGCGAAACGGTGCGCCAGGTTTCGGA encodes:
- a CDS encoding GntR family transcriptional regulator — protein: MNATDAEIADLRALHDEMMRHCARGDRLDYNKCNQAIHTRLVALSGNAFLAATHESIQSRLRRIRFVGHEGPEKWAGAVAEHAAMIAALEARDADRLAAIVVSHLDNTWERVRELA
- a CDS encoding four-carbon acid sugar kinase family protein — encoded protein: MRLGVIADDFTGASDAANTLVRGFMSTVQSVGIPQGTAPECDALVVSLKTRTIPVAEAVRESLAALEWLIAAGCEQFLFKYCSTFDSTKDGNIGPVAAALRARLDAKIAIVCPVAPSLGRTLYQGNLFVNGTPLAESGMRNHPLTPMTDSDIRRWLAYQTTVPVGLVAYETVKKGAAAVRAALDAAIAKGQGFAVTDAVDDADLLVLGEAVADDVLVTGGSGIGKGLAANFVKSGKAAKPMAEPFIAGPGVALCGSCSEASRRQVKAHAASHPALAISADAVIEKRTDVAGALDFARANKDKSPLIYSSADPAEVRAAQQRYGTTVAAEALESFFGMLAVALRDAGFTRLAIGGGETSGAVVSALGVSTMRVGPEIDPGVPVLTVAGASPYRLALKSGNFGADDFFAAALVALATGKGRG
- a CDS encoding aldolase, with protein sequence MAANSGGSESTIREWIARHGESLYARGYAHGSSGNISARIDGGFLISPTNSCLGRLDPTRISKVADDGTHVGGDKPSKEAFLHLAMYRKRPASKAIVHLHSTHCVAVSCMCHDDTSDVLPPITAYYVMRIGKLPLVPYYPPGERSLADAVAALAEKHNAVLLANHGPVVAGKSLDDAVYSVEELEETAKLYLLLNGPKALSYLTKAQVAQLGELFPS
- a CDS encoding GntR family transcriptional regulator, which translates into the protein MPDTPAPAAPEPALPFRRNNLVDLIHEELRRRITDRVLIADQRLVIDQLAAEFGTSLIPVREAMARLHAERLLVHEANKGYRVAPGPGTDEMRNLFEARVVIEVGALRHGFARIDQSTIDELHLVNRLIAKGRYGVQFKDFKAFIDLNARFHGIIVGLTANPFIIESYERLAYHQRISQTLTGQGPSNIDKIVADHDAVVAALRKRDREAAMAALSHHIEYGLEDALERAREAVAQIADKRRVK
- a CDS encoding CoA transferase, whose translation is MSKAKRKSAVLKGVRVLDLTIAMAGPLATSRLSDLGAEVVKVESPAGDFSRLWPIDGFWHGNESSAYLMLNRGKRSLCLDLKKPEAAAAIRKLIETSDILVQNFRPRVAAKLGIDYASAHKINPKLVYVSISGYGDTGPMVDRPGQDLLVQSFSGLTFNGGSGDGLPVPSPIYMIDTCASHLASEAALAGYIEAQRTGIGRQFKVSLLAAALEIQIQEVSTYLNTGRMAPRSGYPFASVYMEPPYGIYRTKDGFIAIAQAKFPALAEAFDDPEMVKLGEAAPAHADVDARRKWRDSVAARVAPYFAAKTTQELIDLLTPRDIWVNPVQTYADLAKHPQFENFVTEIDHAGGRYKTLAPAIDTGEARDLDTAPRLGEHSDDVLADLGFAKAEIAALRAAGAVK
- a CDS encoding enoyl-CoA hydratase/isomerase family protein — translated: MSKGLIYLERDGNVGELVLNRPEKLNALTPDMFRLLRDLSMEINETDDIHVVLFRGEGPRAFCAGTDINTLKEYPDFWAWRNRVDYVTQIRAIRKPVIACVHGYALGGGHELAVAADIRIAAANAVFGAPEIRLGWVGAGGTSQYLPRLIGYGQAMRVLLTGQRIDAQEALRIGLVEEVVETGKELDRARELACEIASYSPIATQTTKAAVRAGMNGNLELGLQIENELMALCFAAGNDKEGAKLFGERKPK
- a CDS encoding extracellular solute-binding protein; translation: MTGAARIVLRGLTWGHRRAIDPLRASAAAFARENPSIAVEWDVRSLEAFEHQALRDAVVGFDYVVFDHPFIGTIAQAGIFAPLDDILGVVPNGTSPAQYAGPSLDTYRWKGKLWGAPVDAATMHAIGRPDLLPYPWPEKWDAVMALAAELRRKGLWIGLANGDHHGFLFAGSLMYNAGAPWHRGDNPALDFDSAAFEAALERLMALRPYAHPDCEKWNSIRLHDAMTQADDIAYCPGTYGYATYGEADFGTRRLGFGPFPGTKAPYCAGTLIGGAAVGLTAHSTNVAAASAYLRHLIDPRVQIEIFGMNHGQPGVAAAWDDKILDARFNGYYAAVGPTLRAAGVRPRFAGFGLFERAAGKIAVRCTGGEISVRETVRQVSELAEKTIAGMAATV